A window of Vespa velutina chromosome 15, iVesVel2.1, whole genome shotgun sequence contains these coding sequences:
- the LOC124954453 gene encoding protein phosphatase 1 regulatory subunit 12A isoform X4, which produces MSLETRSSSALFKRAEQLKRWEQSETNREPAQPRQVTRKIKFSDDCVFLAACAAGDKEEVVRLLQKGADINTGNVDGLTALHQACIDDDLDMVEFLVEQGADINRGDNEGWTPLHATASCGFISIAKYLIEQGCNLAAVNNDGELALDIAEKVEMEDMLQQHINKAGIDCDQARSEEERSMLNDARAWRSGAAGKDSMHPRTGATALHVAAAKGYIKVMNILLQARCDVNAQDFDGWTPLHGAAHWGQLETCKLLVDNFCDMDIKNYAGQTAFDVADADILKDLEELKQKQLTMMKDHPQIINKKQPSVPKKRISTSTDNTVTTQESPEILEEETPNKVKKVEVEIQSDKDDSSTGTNSDVEATRETDMEESDGEVVSETSSESRSSTCSNQSDKSNQSNHSTCLTDDEKKNRVNKEETASHSPLSPIEINKVPNQAPVLPPKQQTDNNEEGVVPSWRRSGSFRSRIQNVEELEDKDKSTKLLNTPNKITTEPEVVLRRTHSFETDEKFYEQYLALHARIKASSCPTLHRCNAVSPTHTNATTRSASLRETHRRKEIKLNLELSRTPQGSNTLSPTSPSKTSPLSALPTTTITTANTMTTTIATSPVPVNQIRSVQPTEATSTLLSSANNTVPVSGTPTTPGGSKLSPGNIFKNFFKSFVPPVRDEESETQRKAHAKRVRETRRSTQGVTLDEIKSAEQLVKKKQQNNEVPSLTAPSPQQPAASVSNTASITATITTATPTTVTANKPSEESNLPERRPSWRLRVDNGSKFQLEDANNRSPDITSTYMRRPSGGTGIPRPSSAPVETITPSPAETTVTLPLRRSLKPSEDKEQDKENDSRNAQATQAVIQRRRRPKRRSTGVVHVDMDEIDPEKQDVSAGGDFEDTKVNHSESGNDRPGRSNRLGSVSSISSEISSASTRIKSTTSENGEIDYKKLYEESQAENERLREKLKRSDEQLKEVRSLLDKAQNSQNKSVLSEAEKRERRAMERKLSEMEEELKVMDQLKCENQRLKDENGALIRVISKLSK; this is translated from the exons ATGTCTCTCGAGACTCGTTCGAGCTCGGCTCTATTTAAAAGAGCCGAACAGCTGAAACGTTGGGAACAATCTGAAACAAATCGAGAACCGGCCCAACCGCGTCAAGTAACAAGGAAAATCAAATTTTCCGATGATTGTGTCTTCTTGGCGGCATGTGCGGCAGGCGACAAGGAGGAGGTTGTGCGTTTACTCCAAAAAGGGGCGGACATCAACACCGGAAACGTCGATGGTCTCACGGCGTTGCACCAG GCATGCATCGACGATGATCTGGATATGGTAGAATTTTTGGTAGAACAAGGAGCAGATATAAATCGTGGGGACAATGAAGGATGGACGCCCCTACATGCTACAGCATCTTGTGGCTTCATATCAATAGCTAA ATATTTGATAGAGCAAGGGTGCAATTTGGCAGCAGTTAACAATGACGGCGAATTGGCCCTTGATATCGCAGAAAAGGTTGAAATGGAGGATATGCTACAGcaacatataaataaagcaG GCATAGATTGTGATCAAGCCAGAAGCGAAGAGGAAAGGTCAATGTTAAATGATGCAAGAGCTTGGAGATCAGGAGCAGCAGGCAAAGATTCAATGCATCCTAGAACAGGAGCTACGGCACTTCATGTTGCTGCTGCTAAAGGCTACATCAAAGTCATGAA tattCTCCTTCAGGCTCGATGCGATGTTAATGCACAAGATTTCGATGGATGGACACCTTTACATGGTGCAGCACATTGGGGTCAATTAGAAACTTGTAAACTACTTGTGGATAATTTTTGTGATATGgacataaaaaattatgca gGACAAACTGCTTTTGATGTTGCTGATGcagatattttaaaagatttagaagaattgaaacaaaaacaattaaCTATGATGAAAGATCATccacaaataattaataaaaaacaacCTTCTGTACCAAAGAAACG taTTTCAACTAGTACTGATAATACTGTAACGACACAAGAGAGTCCTGAAATTCTAGAAGAGGAAACGccaaataaagttaaaaaagtaGAAGTGGAAATTCAATCTGATAAAGACGATTCTAGTACTGGAACGAATAGCGACGTCG AAGCAACACGAGAAACAGATATGGAAGAGAGTGATGGCGAAGTTGTTTCTGAAACTAGCTCAGAATCACGCTCTTCCACCTGCTCCAATCAGTCTGATAAGTCTAACCAATCAAACCATTCCACATGTCTTACAGATGATG aaaagaaaaacagagtgAACAAAGAGGAAACTGCAAGTCATTCTCCGCTATCTCCTATTGAAATCAATAAAGTTCCTAATCaa gcTCCAGTATTGCCTCCTAAGCAGCAAactgataataatgaagaggGAGTTGTTCCATCCTGGAGGCGTTCAGGTTCTTTCAGAAGTAGAATACAAAATGTAGAag aACTTGAAGATAAGGACAAAAGTACTAAGTTGCTGAATACACCAAACAAAATTACTACTGAACCGGAGGTAGTATTAAGAAGAACACACAGTTTTGAGACAGACGAGAA GTTCTATGAGCAGTACTTGGCATTACACGCTCGTATCAAGGCATCTTCCTGCCCTACTCTCCATCGTTGTAACGCAGTTTCTCCTACTCATACCAATGCTACAACACGTTCTGCATCTCTGCGCGAAACACACAG aaggaaagaaatcaaattaaatttggAATTATCAAGAACGCCACAGGGAAGCAATACACTTTCACCAACATCTCCATCTAAAACATCACCACTAAGTGCACTGCCAACTACAACCATTACAACTGCCAATACAATGACAACGACAATTGCTACTAGTCCTGTTCCTGTGAATCAGATACGCAg TGTTCAACCAACGGAAGCTACATCTACACTTCTATCGAGTGCAAACAATACTGTACCAGTATCTGGAACTCCCACTACACCTGGAGGGAGCAAGCTAAGTCCAGGAAATATCTTCAAGAATTTCTTCAA aTCCTTTGTCCCACCTGTTCGTGATGAAGAAAGTGAAACACAAAGAAAAGCACACGCGAAGAGAGTACGAGAAACTCGGCGTTCGACTCAGGGAGTAACATTAGATGAAATCAAAAGTGCAGAACAacttgtaaagaaaaaacaacaaaacaaCGAAGTGCCCAGTTTGACAGCACCTTCTCCGCAG CAGCCTGCAGCTTCTGTCAGCAATACAGCCTCAATCACAGCTACAATAACAACAGCAACTCCTACCACAGTGACTGCAAATAAACCTTCTGAAGAATCTAATTTGCCTGAAAGGCGACCTTCTTGGAGACTCAGGGTAGATAATGGAAGCAAG tTTCAGTTAGAGGATGCAAATAACAGGTCACCTGACATTACATCTACTTATATGAGAAGGCCATCCGGTGGAACTGGTATACCCAGACCATCATCTGCACCTGTGGAAACGATCACGCCAAGTCCTGCAGAAACTACTGTAACATTACCACTTCGACGATCATTAAAACCATCTGAAGACAAAG aacaagataaagaaaatgatagcAGAAATGCACAAGCTACTCAAGCAGTTATACAAAGGAGAAGGAGGCCTAAAAGACGTTCTACGGGTGTTGTTCATGTTGATATGGAt GAAATAGATCCTGAGAAACAAGACGTATCTGCTGGTGGTGATTTTGAGGATACTAAAGTGAATCACAGTGAG AGTGGAAATGATAGACCTGGGAGGTCGAATAGACTAGGTTCTGTATCATCAATATCATCTGAAATATCTTCAGCTTCAACAAGAATCAAATCTACGACTTCAGAAAATGGTGAAATTgactataaaaaattatatgaagaaTCTCAAGCAGAAAATGAAAGACTTAGAGAAAAACTTAAGCGATCAGATGAACAATTGAAAGAAGTTAGAAGTTTATTAGATAAAGCACAGAATTCCCAGAACAAGTCTGTTTTATCTGAGgcagaaaaaagggaaaggagggCCATGGAGAGAAAGTTATcagaaatggaagaagaattaAAG GTTATGGATCAGTTAAAATGTGAAAACCAGAGGCTAAAGGATGAAAATGGTGCCTTGATCAGAGTGATCAGTAAATTATCCAAATAA
- the LOC124954453 gene encoding protein phosphatase 1 regulatory subunit 12A isoform X3 → MSLETRSSSALFKRAEQLKRWEQSETNREPAQPRQVTRKIKFSDDCVFLAACAAGDKEEVVRLLQKGADINTGNVDGLTALHQACIDDDLDMVEFLVEQGADINRGDNEGWTPLHATASCGFISIAKYLIEQGCNLAAVNNDGELALDIAEKVEMEDMLQQHINKAGIDCDQARSEEERSMLNDARAWRSGAAGKDSMHPRTGATALHVAAAKGYIKVMNILLQARCDVNAQDFDGWTPLHGAAHWGQLETCKLLVDNFCDMDIKNYAGQTAFDVADADILKDLEELKQKQLTMMKDHPQIINKKQPSVPKKRISTSTDNTVTTQESPEILEEETPNKVKKVEVEIQSDKDDSSTGTNSDVEATRETDMEESDGEVVSETSSESRSSTCSNQSDKSNQSNHSTCLTDDEKKNRVNKEETASHSPLSPIEINKVPNQAPVLPPKQQTDNNEEGVVPSWRRSGSFRSRIQNVEELEDKDKSTKLLNTPNKITTEPEVVLRRTHSFETDEKFYEQYLALHARIKASSCPTLHRCNAVSPTHTNATTRSASLRETHRKEIKLNLELSRTPQGSNTLSPTSPSKTSPLSALPTTTITTANTMTTTIATSPVPVNQIRSVQPTEATSTLLSSANNTVPVSGTPTTPGGSKLSPGNIFKNFFKSFVPPVRDEESETQRKAHAKRVRETRRSTQGVTLDEIKSAEQLVKKKQQNNEVPSLTAPSPQQPAASVSNTASITATITTATPTTVTANKPSEESNLPERRPSWRLRVDNGSKFQLEDANNRSPDITSTYMRRPSGGTGIPRPSSAPVETITPSPAETTVTLPLRRSLKPSEDKEQDKENDSRNAQATQAVIQRRRRPKRRSTGVVHVDMDEIDPEKQDVSAGGDFEDTKVNHSESGNDRPGRSNRLGSVSSISSEISSASTRIKSTTSENGEIDYKKLYEESQAENERLREKLKRSDEQLKEVRSLLDKAQNSQNKSVLSEAEKRERRAMERKLSEMEEELKQLQKLKAENERLKAENRALTRVVSKLTNTTK, encoded by the exons ATGTCTCTCGAGACTCGTTCGAGCTCGGCTCTATTTAAAAGAGCCGAACAGCTGAAACGTTGGGAACAATCTGAAACAAATCGAGAACCGGCCCAACCGCGTCAAGTAACAAGGAAAATCAAATTTTCCGATGATTGTGTCTTCTTGGCGGCATGTGCGGCAGGCGACAAGGAGGAGGTTGTGCGTTTACTCCAAAAAGGGGCGGACATCAACACCGGAAACGTCGATGGTCTCACGGCGTTGCACCAG GCATGCATCGACGATGATCTGGATATGGTAGAATTTTTGGTAGAACAAGGAGCAGATATAAATCGTGGGGACAATGAAGGATGGACGCCCCTACATGCTACAGCATCTTGTGGCTTCATATCAATAGCTAA ATATTTGATAGAGCAAGGGTGCAATTTGGCAGCAGTTAACAATGACGGCGAATTGGCCCTTGATATCGCAGAAAAGGTTGAAATGGAGGATATGCTACAGcaacatataaataaagcaG GCATAGATTGTGATCAAGCCAGAAGCGAAGAGGAAAGGTCAATGTTAAATGATGCAAGAGCTTGGAGATCAGGAGCAGCAGGCAAAGATTCAATGCATCCTAGAACAGGAGCTACGGCACTTCATGTTGCTGCTGCTAAAGGCTACATCAAAGTCATGAA tattCTCCTTCAGGCTCGATGCGATGTTAATGCACAAGATTTCGATGGATGGACACCTTTACATGGTGCAGCACATTGGGGTCAATTAGAAACTTGTAAACTACTTGTGGATAATTTTTGTGATATGgacataaaaaattatgca gGACAAACTGCTTTTGATGTTGCTGATGcagatattttaaaagatttagaagaattgaaacaaaaacaattaaCTATGATGAAAGATCATccacaaataattaataaaaaacaacCTTCTGTACCAAAGAAACG taTTTCAACTAGTACTGATAATACTGTAACGACACAAGAGAGTCCTGAAATTCTAGAAGAGGAAACGccaaataaagttaaaaaagtaGAAGTGGAAATTCAATCTGATAAAGACGATTCTAGTACTGGAACGAATAGCGACGTCG AAGCAACACGAGAAACAGATATGGAAGAGAGTGATGGCGAAGTTGTTTCTGAAACTAGCTCAGAATCACGCTCTTCCACCTGCTCCAATCAGTCTGATAAGTCTAACCAATCAAACCATTCCACATGTCTTACAGATGATG aaaagaaaaacagagtgAACAAAGAGGAAACTGCAAGTCATTCTCCGCTATCTCCTATTGAAATCAATAAAGTTCCTAATCaa gcTCCAGTATTGCCTCCTAAGCAGCAAactgataataatgaagaggGAGTTGTTCCATCCTGGAGGCGTTCAGGTTCTTTCAGAAGTAGAATACAAAATGTAGAag aACTTGAAGATAAGGACAAAAGTACTAAGTTGCTGAATACACCAAACAAAATTACTACTGAACCGGAGGTAGTATTAAGAAGAACACACAGTTTTGAGACAGACGAGAA GTTCTATGAGCAGTACTTGGCATTACACGCTCGTATCAAGGCATCTTCCTGCCCTACTCTCCATCGTTGTAACGCAGTTTCTCCTACTCATACCAATGCTACAACACGTTCTGCATCTCTGCGCGAAACACACAG gaaagaaatcaaattaaatttggAATTATCAAGAACGCCACAGGGAAGCAATACACTTTCACCAACATCTCCATCTAAAACATCACCACTAAGTGCACTGCCAACTACAACCATTACAACTGCCAATACAATGACAACGACAATTGCTACTAGTCCTGTTCCTGTGAATCAGATACGCAg TGTTCAACCAACGGAAGCTACATCTACACTTCTATCGAGTGCAAACAATACTGTACCAGTATCTGGAACTCCCACTACACCTGGAGGGAGCAAGCTAAGTCCAGGAAATATCTTCAAGAATTTCTTCAA aTCCTTTGTCCCACCTGTTCGTGATGAAGAAAGTGAAACACAAAGAAAAGCACACGCGAAGAGAGTACGAGAAACTCGGCGTTCGACTCAGGGAGTAACATTAGATGAAATCAAAAGTGCAGAACAacttgtaaagaaaaaacaacaaaacaaCGAAGTGCCCAGTTTGACAGCACCTTCTCCGCAG CAGCCTGCAGCTTCTGTCAGCAATACAGCCTCAATCACAGCTACAATAACAACAGCAACTCCTACCACAGTGACTGCAAATAAACCTTCTGAAGAATCTAATTTGCCTGAAAGGCGACCTTCTTGGAGACTCAGGGTAGATAATGGAAGCAAG tTTCAGTTAGAGGATGCAAATAACAGGTCACCTGACATTACATCTACTTATATGAGAAGGCCATCCGGTGGAACTGGTATACCCAGACCATCATCTGCACCTGTGGAAACGATCACGCCAAGTCCTGCAGAAACTACTGTAACATTACCACTTCGACGATCATTAAAACCATCTGAAGACAAAG aacaagataaagaaaatgatagcAGAAATGCACAAGCTACTCAAGCAGTTATACAAAGGAGAAGGAGGCCTAAAAGACGTTCTACGGGTGTTGTTCATGTTGATATGGAt GAAATAGATCCTGAGAAACAAGACGTATCTGCTGGTGGTGATTTTGAGGATACTAAAGTGAATCACAGTGAG AGTGGAAATGATAGACCTGGGAGGTCGAATAGACTAGGTTCTGTATCATCAATATCATCTGAAATATCTTCAGCTTCAACAAGAATCAAATCTACGACTTCAGAAAATGGTGAAATTgactataaaaaattatatgaagaaTCTCAAGCAGAAAATGAAAGACTTAGAGAAAAACTTAAGCGATCAGATGAACAATTGAAAGAAGTTAGAAGTTTATTAGATAAAGCACAGAATTCCCAGAACAAGTCTGTTTTATCTGAGgcagaaaaaagggaaaggagggCCATGGAGAGAAAGTTATcagaaatggaagaagaattaAAG CAATTACAAAAGCTCAAAGCTGAAAATGAGAGATTGAAAGCCGAAAATCGGGCACTTACCCGCGTCGTATCCAAACTCACCAATACTACTAAATAG
- the LOC124954453 gene encoding protein phosphatase 1 regulatory subunit 12A isoform X7, with protein sequence MSLETRSSSALFKRAEQLKRWEQSETNREPAQPRQVTRKIKFSDDCVFLAACAAGDKEEVVRLLQKGADINTGNVDGLTALHQACIDDDLDMVEFLVEQGADINRGDNEGWTPLHATASCGFISIAKYLIEQGCNLAAVNNDGELALDIAEKVEMEDMLQQHINKAGIDCDQARSEEERSMLNDARAWRSGAAGKDSMHPRTGATALHVAAAKGYIKVMNILLQARCDVNAQDFDGWTPLHGAAHWGQLETCKLLVDNFCDMDIKNYAGQTAFDVADADILKDLEELKQKQLTMMKDHPQIINKKQPSVPKKRISTSTDNTVTTQESPEILEEETPNKVKKVEVEIQSDKDDSSTGTNSDVEATRETDMEESDGEVVSETSSESRSSTCSNQSDKSNQSNHSTCLTDDEKKNRVNKEETASHSPLSPIEINKVPNQAPVLPPKQQTDNNEEGVVPSWRRSGSFRSRIQNVEELEDKDKSTKLLNTPNKITTEPEVVLRRTHSFETDEKKEIKLNLELSRTPQGSNTLSPTSPSKTSPLSALPTTTITTANTMTTTIATSPVPVNQIRSVQPTEATSTLLSSANNTVPVSGTPTTPGGSKLSPGNIFKNFFKSFVPPVRDEESETQRKAHAKRVRETRRSTQGVTLDEIKSAEQLVKKKQQNNEVPSLTAPSPQQPAASVSNTASITATITTATPTTVTANKPSEESNLPERRPSWRLRVDNGSKFQLEDANNRSPDITSTYMRRPSGGTGIPRPSSAPVETITPSPAETTVTLPLRRSLKPSEDKEQDKENDSRNAQATQAVIQRRRRPKRRSTGVVHVDMDEIDPEKQDVSAGGDFEDTKVNHSESGNDRPGRSNRLGSVSSISSEISSASTRIKSTTSENGEIDYKKLYEESQAENERLREKLKRSDEQLKEVRSLLDKAQNSQNKSVLSEAEKRERRAMERKLSEMEEELKQLQKLKAENERLKAENRALTRVVSKLTNTTK encoded by the exons ATGTCTCTCGAGACTCGTTCGAGCTCGGCTCTATTTAAAAGAGCCGAACAGCTGAAACGTTGGGAACAATCTGAAACAAATCGAGAACCGGCCCAACCGCGTCAAGTAACAAGGAAAATCAAATTTTCCGATGATTGTGTCTTCTTGGCGGCATGTGCGGCAGGCGACAAGGAGGAGGTTGTGCGTTTACTCCAAAAAGGGGCGGACATCAACACCGGAAACGTCGATGGTCTCACGGCGTTGCACCAG GCATGCATCGACGATGATCTGGATATGGTAGAATTTTTGGTAGAACAAGGAGCAGATATAAATCGTGGGGACAATGAAGGATGGACGCCCCTACATGCTACAGCATCTTGTGGCTTCATATCAATAGCTAA ATATTTGATAGAGCAAGGGTGCAATTTGGCAGCAGTTAACAATGACGGCGAATTGGCCCTTGATATCGCAGAAAAGGTTGAAATGGAGGATATGCTACAGcaacatataaataaagcaG GCATAGATTGTGATCAAGCCAGAAGCGAAGAGGAAAGGTCAATGTTAAATGATGCAAGAGCTTGGAGATCAGGAGCAGCAGGCAAAGATTCAATGCATCCTAGAACAGGAGCTACGGCACTTCATGTTGCTGCTGCTAAAGGCTACATCAAAGTCATGAA tattCTCCTTCAGGCTCGATGCGATGTTAATGCACAAGATTTCGATGGATGGACACCTTTACATGGTGCAGCACATTGGGGTCAATTAGAAACTTGTAAACTACTTGTGGATAATTTTTGTGATATGgacataaaaaattatgca gGACAAACTGCTTTTGATGTTGCTGATGcagatattttaaaagatttagaagaattgaaacaaaaacaattaaCTATGATGAAAGATCATccacaaataattaataaaaaacaacCTTCTGTACCAAAGAAACG taTTTCAACTAGTACTGATAATACTGTAACGACACAAGAGAGTCCTGAAATTCTAGAAGAGGAAACGccaaataaagttaaaaaagtaGAAGTGGAAATTCAATCTGATAAAGACGATTCTAGTACTGGAACGAATAGCGACGTCG AAGCAACACGAGAAACAGATATGGAAGAGAGTGATGGCGAAGTTGTTTCTGAAACTAGCTCAGAATCACGCTCTTCCACCTGCTCCAATCAGTCTGATAAGTCTAACCAATCAAACCATTCCACATGTCTTACAGATGATG aaaagaaaaacagagtgAACAAAGAGGAAACTGCAAGTCATTCTCCGCTATCTCCTATTGAAATCAATAAAGTTCCTAATCaa gcTCCAGTATTGCCTCCTAAGCAGCAAactgataataatgaagaggGAGTTGTTCCATCCTGGAGGCGTTCAGGTTCTTTCAGAAGTAGAATACAAAATGTAGAag aACTTGAAGATAAGGACAAAAGTACTAAGTTGCTGAATACACCAAACAAAATTACTACTGAACCGGAGGTAGTATTAAGAAGAACACACAGTTTTGAGACAGACGAGAA gaaagaaatcaaattaaatttggAATTATCAAGAACGCCACAGGGAAGCAATACACTTTCACCAACATCTCCATCTAAAACATCACCACTAAGTGCACTGCCAACTACAACCATTACAACTGCCAATACAATGACAACGACAATTGCTACTAGTCCTGTTCCTGTGAATCAGATACGCAg TGTTCAACCAACGGAAGCTACATCTACACTTCTATCGAGTGCAAACAATACTGTACCAGTATCTGGAACTCCCACTACACCTGGAGGGAGCAAGCTAAGTCCAGGAAATATCTTCAAGAATTTCTTCAA aTCCTTTGTCCCACCTGTTCGTGATGAAGAAAGTGAAACACAAAGAAAAGCACACGCGAAGAGAGTACGAGAAACTCGGCGTTCGACTCAGGGAGTAACATTAGATGAAATCAAAAGTGCAGAACAacttgtaaagaaaaaacaacaaaacaaCGAAGTGCCCAGTTTGACAGCACCTTCTCCGCAG CAGCCTGCAGCTTCTGTCAGCAATACAGCCTCAATCACAGCTACAATAACAACAGCAACTCCTACCACAGTGACTGCAAATAAACCTTCTGAAGAATCTAATTTGCCTGAAAGGCGACCTTCTTGGAGACTCAGGGTAGATAATGGAAGCAAG tTTCAGTTAGAGGATGCAAATAACAGGTCACCTGACATTACATCTACTTATATGAGAAGGCCATCCGGTGGAACTGGTATACCCAGACCATCATCTGCACCTGTGGAAACGATCACGCCAAGTCCTGCAGAAACTACTGTAACATTACCACTTCGACGATCATTAAAACCATCTGAAGACAAAG aacaagataaagaaaatgatagcAGAAATGCACAAGCTACTCAAGCAGTTATACAAAGGAGAAGGAGGCCTAAAAGACGTTCTACGGGTGTTGTTCATGTTGATATGGAt GAAATAGATCCTGAGAAACAAGACGTATCTGCTGGTGGTGATTTTGAGGATACTAAAGTGAATCACAGTGAG AGTGGAAATGATAGACCTGGGAGGTCGAATAGACTAGGTTCTGTATCATCAATATCATCTGAAATATCTTCAGCTTCAACAAGAATCAAATCTACGACTTCAGAAAATGGTGAAATTgactataaaaaattatatgaagaaTCTCAAGCAGAAAATGAAAGACTTAGAGAAAAACTTAAGCGATCAGATGAACAATTGAAAGAAGTTAGAAGTTTATTAGATAAAGCACAGAATTCCCAGAACAAGTCTGTTTTATCTGAGgcagaaaaaagggaaaggagggCCATGGAGAGAAAGTTATcagaaatggaagaagaattaAAG CAATTACAAAAGCTCAAAGCTGAAAATGAGAGATTGAAAGCCGAAAATCGGGCACTTACCCGCGTCGTATCCAAACTCACCAATACTACTAAATAG